One stretch of Lysobacter sp. KIS68-7 DNA includes these proteins:
- the ruvA gene encoding Holliday junction branch migration protein RuvA, with protein MIGRLKGILVHKQPPWLVVDVHGVGYELEAPMSTFYDLPELGREVALFTHYAQKEDSVSLYGFLREGERRLFRDVQKVTGIGAKIALAVLSGVSVDDFARLVQAGDVTALTRIPGIGKKTAERMVVELRDRAADLGGGGGPIGGNVPADAQSEAVVALQQLGYKPAEASRMVRDAAATGDDAATIIRKALKSALR; from the coding sequence GTGATCGGACGCCTCAAGGGAATCCTCGTGCACAAGCAGCCGCCGTGGCTCGTCGTGGACGTGCATGGCGTGGGCTACGAGCTCGAAGCGCCGATGAGCACGTTCTACGACCTGCCCGAGCTCGGCCGCGAAGTTGCGCTGTTCACGCACTACGCGCAGAAGGAAGACAGCGTGTCGCTGTACGGCTTCCTGCGCGAAGGCGAGCGTCGTTTGTTCCGCGACGTGCAGAAGGTGACGGGCATCGGCGCCAAGATCGCGCTGGCCGTGCTCTCGGGCGTGAGCGTGGACGACTTCGCGCGCCTGGTGCAGGCCGGCGACGTCACTGCGCTCACCCGCATTCCCGGCATCGGCAAGAAGACCGCCGAGCGCATGGTCGTGGAACTGCGCGACCGCGCCGCGGACCTCGGCGGTGGTGGCGGCCCGATCGGCGGCAACGTGCCGGCCGATGCGCAATCCGAAGCGGTCGTCGCCCTGCAGCAACTCGGCTACAAGCCCGCGGAAGCCTCGCGCATGGTGCGCGATGCCGCCGCAACGGGCGACGACGCCGCGACCATCATCCGCAAGGCGCTAAAGTCCGCGCTCCGCTGA
- the ruvC gene encoding crossover junction endodeoxyribonuclease RuvC, giving the protein MTRILGIDPGSQRTGVGVIDVDDAGRCTFVHCEALVLLDAADFPARLGRLCEGLDALIDAWAPNEVAIETVFMDKNATSALKLGHARGAAIATVVRRQLSVHEYAPRLIKQSLVGGGAAEKAQVQHMVRLLLKLPDAKLQADAADALAVALTHAHMRATALRAGASVALLRRRR; this is encoded by the coding sequence GTGACCCGCATCCTCGGCATCGATCCCGGCTCCCAGCGCACCGGCGTGGGCGTGATCGACGTGGACGATGCCGGGCGTTGCACGTTCGTCCATTGCGAAGCGCTGGTGCTGCTGGACGCCGCCGACTTCCCCGCGCGCCTGGGCCGCCTGTGCGAAGGCCTCGATGCCCTGATCGACGCCTGGGCCCCGAACGAAGTCGCGATCGAAACCGTCTTCATGGACAAGAACGCGACCTCGGCGCTCAAGCTGGGGCACGCGCGCGGCGCCGCGATCGCCACCGTGGTGCGCCGCCAGCTGTCCGTGCACGAATACGCCCCACGCCTGATCAAGCAATCGCTGGTCGGCGGCGGTGCCGCGGAAAAGGCGCAGGTGCAGCACATGGTGCGCCTGTTGCTCAAACTCCCCGACGCGAAACTGCAGGCCGACGCCGCGGACGCGCTCGCCGTCGCCCTCACCCATGCGCACATGCGCGCGACCGCGCTGCGTGCAGGCGCGAGCGTCGCCTTGCTGCGCCGCCGCCGCTGA
- a CDS encoding YebC/PmpR family DNA-binding transcriptional regulator has product MGRGPSIEARKNAVDAQRGKIFTKVIREIGVAARAGGGDPSSNPRLRAAIDRGLQVNMSKDVIERAIKKATGELEGVTYEEIRYEGYAPGGVAVIVDCLTDNKVRTVADVRHAFGKFGGNLGTDGSVSFMFKKLGVLSFAPGADEDRITEVAIDAGADDVVVYPEDGAIDVLTAQDGFDAVKAAMDGAGLKPDIAEVTMRADNDIAVAGETAQQVAKLLRWLEDLDDVQNVYSNADLGDDAYAA; this is encoded by the coding sequence ATGGGTCGTGGCCCTTCCATCGAAGCCCGCAAGAACGCGGTCGACGCGCAGCGCGGCAAGATCTTCACCAAGGTGATCCGCGAAATCGGCGTCGCCGCGCGCGCCGGTGGCGGCGATCCGTCGTCGAACCCGCGCCTGCGCGCCGCCATCGATCGCGGCCTGCAGGTGAACATGTCGAAGGACGTCATCGAGCGCGCCATCAAGAAGGCGACCGGCGAACTGGAAGGCGTCACCTACGAGGAAATCCGCTACGAGGGCTACGCGCCCGGCGGCGTCGCGGTGATCGTGGATTGCCTCACCGACAACAAGGTCCGCACCGTCGCCGACGTGCGCCATGCCTTCGGCAAGTTCGGAGGCAACCTGGGCACCGATGGCTCGGTGTCCTTCATGTTCAAGAAGCTCGGTGTCCTGTCCTTCGCGCCCGGCGCGGACGAGGACCGCATCACCGAGGTGGCGATCGATGCCGGTGCCGACGACGTGGTCGTCTACCCCGAGGACGGCGCCATCGACGTGCTGACCGCCCAGGACGGCTTCGACGCGGTCAAGGCCGCGATGGACGGCGCGGGCCTGAAGCCCGACATCGCCGAAGTCACCATGCGTGCCGACAACGATATTGCGGTGGCCGGCGAGACGGCCCAGCAGGTCGCCAAGCTGCTGCGCTGGCTCGAGGACCTGGACGACGTCCAGAACGTCTATTCCAACGCCGACCTCGGCGACGACGCCTACGCCGCGTAG
- a CDS encoding alpha/beta hydrolase: MSRRVLLLHGLWMPGFAMAWLAGKLRSAGFDPEIFAYGSVADGPDRAVPRLIDIIGDEDVDIVAHSLGGLITLQALLDAPHLKVRRVVCLGSPLAGSGAASGMLRWPVATYLLGRSATLLQSGFPHWQGQAQVGVVAGRVPHGLGALFGQFAGDHDGTVAVEETRLPGVADHVVIDASHSGMLWSVDAADQAIAFLRDGRFSRPA, encoded by the coding sequence GTGAGCCGGCGCGTCCTCCTGCTGCATGGTCTCTGGATGCCGGGCTTCGCGATGGCCTGGCTCGCGGGCAAGCTGCGCTCGGCGGGGTTCGATCCCGAAATCTTCGCGTACGGGAGCGTCGCAGACGGTCCCGATCGCGCCGTGCCGCGTTTGATCGACATCATCGGCGATGAAGACGTCGACATCGTGGCGCACAGCCTCGGCGGACTCATCACGCTGCAGGCCTTGCTCGACGCACCGCACCTGAAGGTGCGGCGCGTGGTGTGCCTGGGCTCCCCACTCGCGGGCAGCGGCGCCGCATCCGGCATGCTGCGCTGGCCGGTGGCGACCTATCTGCTCGGGCGCAGCGCGACCTTGCTGCAATCCGGCTTCCCGCACTGGCAGGGGCAGGCGCAGGTCGGCGTGGTCGCCGGCCGCGTGCCGCACGGGCTCGGCGCCTTGTTCGGCCAGTTCGCGGGCGACCACGACGGCACGGTCGCCGTCGAAGAAACCCGGCTGCCCGGGGTCGCCGACCACGTGGTCATCGATGCCAGCCACAGCGGGATGCTCTGGTCCGTCGACGCCGCCGACCAGGCGATCGCCTTCCTGCGGGACGGCCGCTTTTCCCGCCCCGCCTGA
- a CDS encoding GNAT family N-acetyltransferase yields the protein MSEPTIRRATLDDVERLKDVGERAFVSAFGHLYPPDDLAAFLEDAYSVEKQRKFLTDPTYALWIVERDGQALGYALAGRPCMLPHEDVRPEDGELKRIYLLPEAQGSGIGARLIQTAFDWLEQDGPCTLWIGVYSQNFGAQRFYERLGFQKVGGYEFMVGNTRDPEFILRRDAAASPKARSATA from the coding sequence GTGAGCGAGCCCACGATCCGTCGCGCGACGCTCGACGACGTCGAGCGCCTGAAGGATGTCGGCGAGCGCGCGTTCGTCAGCGCGTTCGGGCACCTGTATCCGCCGGACGATCTCGCGGCCTTCCTGGAAGACGCGTATTCGGTGGAGAAGCAGCGCAAGTTCCTCACCGATCCGACGTATGCCTTGTGGATCGTCGAACGCGACGGGCAGGCGCTGGGTTACGCGCTCGCCGGCCGCCCGTGCATGCTGCCGCACGAGGACGTGCGTCCCGAGGACGGCGAGCTGAAGCGCATCTACCTGCTGCCCGAAGCACAGGGCAGCGGCATCGGTGCGCGCCTGATCCAGACCGCGTTCGATTGGCTGGAACAGGACGGCCCCTGCACGCTGTGGATCGGCGTGTACTCGCAGAACTTCGGTGCGCAGCGCTTCTACGAACGCCTCGGCTTCCAGAAGGTCGGCGGTTACGAATTCATGGTCGGCAACACGCGCGACCCCGAGTTCATCCTGCGGCGCGACGCGGCCGCCTCCCCGAAGGCACGCAGCGCCACCGCGTGA
- the aspS gene encoding aspartate--tRNA ligase, with translation MRTHFCGLVDEALVGQTVTLCGWADVARDLGGLCFIDLRDHEGIVQVVAESSDAEGNAAVVEAASKIGYEDCLRITGVVRRRSSVNAKIRTGQVEVVATKIELLNKAEPLPFHAHENPGEDIRLKYRYLDLRTPEMQRMMRTRIKLVQALRRWLDARGFQDIETPILTKATPEGARDFLVPARMHPGEFYALPQSPQLFKQILMMAGFDRYYQIARCFRDEALRADRQLEFTQLDMEFAWVSERDVQDTVEEMIRVVFREVMDVELANPFPRMTYEEAMRRYGSDKPDLRNAMEFTDIAELVKTCEFKVFTDWANHADGRVVALRAPGGAQFSRKQIDDYGAYAAKYGAKGLAWMKVEDASKGREGINSPIAKFLDDATIAAILKATGAQTGDAIFFGAATYKSASDFMGALRLKLGKDLGLVAVGWTPLWVTDFPMFEWDEEEQRYVALHHPFTAPAVDSIDDLRANAKTAVSRGYDMVLNGNEIGGGSIRIHNSQMQSAVFDMLGIGAEEAEGKFGFLLDALKYGAPPHGGIAFGIDRIAALMAGTESIRDVIAFPKTTTAQCLMTGAPSPVPDKQLAEVHVSVREKADK, from the coding sequence ATGCGTACCCACTTCTGCGGCCTCGTCGACGAGGCGCTGGTCGGACAGACCGTCACCCTGTGCGGCTGGGCCGACGTCGCCCGCGACCTCGGCGGCCTGTGCTTCATCGACCTGCGCGACCACGAAGGCATCGTGCAGGTCGTCGCCGAATCCTCGGATGCGGAAGGCAACGCGGCGGTCGTGGAAGCGGCTTCGAAGATCGGCTACGAAGACTGCCTGCGCATCACCGGCGTCGTGCGCCGCCGCTCGAGCGTGAACGCGAAGATCAGGACCGGCCAGGTCGAAGTCGTCGCCACGAAGATCGAACTGCTCAACAAGGCCGAGCCGCTGCCGTTCCACGCCCACGAAAACCCGGGCGAGGACATCCGCCTGAAGTACCGCTACCTCGACCTGCGCACGCCGGAGATGCAGCGGATGATGCGCACGCGCATCAAGCTCGTGCAGGCGCTGCGCCGCTGGCTCGACGCGCGCGGTTTCCAGGACATCGAAACGCCGATCCTCACCAAGGCCACGCCCGAAGGCGCGCGCGACTTCCTCGTGCCCGCGCGCATGCATCCGGGCGAGTTCTACGCGTTGCCGCAGTCGCCGCAGTTGTTCAAGCAGATCCTGATGATGGCGGGCTTCGACCGCTACTACCAGATCGCGCGCTGCTTCCGCGACGAAGCGCTACGTGCCGACCGCCAGCTGGAATTCACGCAGCTCGACATGGAGTTCGCGTGGGTGTCCGAGCGCGACGTGCAGGACACCGTGGAGGAAATGATCCGCGTGGTGTTCCGCGAAGTGATGGACGTGGAGCTGGCCAATCCCTTCCCGCGCATGACGTACGAAGAGGCGATGCGCCGCTACGGTTCGGACAAGCCGGACCTGCGCAACGCGATGGAATTCACCGACATCGCCGAGCTCGTGAAGACCTGCGAGTTCAAGGTGTTCACCGATTGGGCGAACCACGCCGACGGCCGCGTCGTCGCGCTGCGTGCGCCGGGTGGCGCGCAGTTCTCGCGCAAGCAGATCGACGACTACGGCGCGTACGCGGCCAAGTACGGTGCGAAGGGCCTGGCGTGGATGAAGGTCGAAGACGCGTCGAAGGGTCGCGAAGGCATCAATTCGCCGATCGCGAAGTTCCTCGACGACGCGACGATCGCCGCGATCCTCAAGGCCACCGGCGCGCAGACCGGCGATGCGATCTTCTTCGGCGCCGCCACGTACAAGTCCGCCTCCGACTTCATGGGCGCGCTGCGCCTGAAGCTCGGCAAGGACCTGGGCCTGGTCGCCGTGGGCTGGACGCCGCTGTGGGTCACCGACTTCCCGATGTTCGAATGGGACGAGGAAGAGCAGCGTTACGTCGCGCTCCACCATCCCTTCACCGCGCCGGCGGTCGATTCGATCGACGACCTGCGCGCGAACGCGAAGACCGCCGTGTCGCGCGGCTACGACATGGTGCTCAACGGCAACGAGATCGGCGGCGGTTCGATCCGCATCCACAATTCGCAGATGCAGTCGGCGGTGTTCGACATGCTGGGCATCGGGGCGGAAGAAGCGGAAGGCAAGTTCGGCTTCCTGCTCGACGCGCTGAAGTACGGCGCGCCGCCGCACGGTGGTATCGCCTTCGGCATCGACCGCATCGCCGCGCTGATGGCGGGCACGGAATCGATCCGCGACGTCATCGCCTTCCCGAAGACCACCACCGCGCAGTGCCTGATGACCGGCGCGCCGTCGCCGGTGCCGGACAAGCAGCTCGCCGAAGTGCACGTCTCCGTCCGCGAGAAGGCCGACAAGTGA
- a CDS encoding GGDEF domain-containing protein translates to MVFPPEREAAYVQRMFGWQRVRLRRLVLLAPLLLLIFVAVEALLMPAPLSEWLRDPVVWAGFVILLAIALWMRGIESADLFAWVGVGLQTLFLVACALTTRPGHGGLALLLPMFIATPLVTAPFFARTRTVVIAIVSAYAAGALALWHSSAGSTVWLAYGIQALAGGITAMAMHGTVDYSRRAYFLAEEELAQRARLDALTSVLNRRHFIEMGEAALARLHPGDLLTACFIDLDHFKRVNDEGGHRLGDQLLSAVAQCLLDLEGPGRLIGRVGGEEFAMLLSGMRAADAEQITKDLCARIAGLKVEDFSCTASVGIAEWHHGESLSDLLHRADLALLHAKRTGRNRIVRWQEHLAA, encoded by the coding sequence ATGGTGTTTCCGCCGGAACGCGAGGCGGCGTACGTCCAGCGAATGTTTGGTTGGCAGCGCGTGCGATTGCGCCGCCTGGTCCTGCTGGCCCCGCTACTGCTGCTGATTTTCGTGGCCGTGGAAGCCCTGCTCATGCCCGCCCCGCTGTCGGAGTGGCTGCGCGATCCCGTGGTGTGGGCCGGTTTCGTGATCCTGCTGGCCATCGCGCTGTGGATGCGGGGCATCGAGAGCGCCGACCTGTTCGCCTGGGTCGGGGTCGGGCTGCAGACGCTGTTCCTCGTCGCCTGCGCCCTCACAACCCGGCCCGGGCATGGCGGGCTCGCCCTGCTGCTTCCGATGTTCATCGCCACCCCGCTGGTGACCGCGCCCTTCTTCGCCCGCACGCGCACGGTGGTGATCGCGATCGTCTCCGCGTACGCGGCCGGTGCACTGGCGCTGTGGCACAGCAGCGCGGGCAGCACGGTCTGGCTGGCCTACGGCATCCAGGCCCTGGCCGGCGGCATCACGGCGATGGCGATGCACGGCACGGTCGACTATTCGCGTCGCGCCTACTTCCTCGCCGAAGAGGAGCTTGCGCAACGGGCCCGGCTCGACGCCCTCACCTCCGTGCTCAATCGCCGCCACTTCATCGAAATGGGCGAAGCGGCCCTGGCGCGCCTGCATCCGGGCGACCTGCTCACGGCCTGCTTCATCGACCTCGACCATTTCAAGCGCGTGAACGACGAGGGCGGCCATCGCCTCGGCGACCAGCTGTTGTCGGCGGTGGCGCAATGCCTGCTGGACCTCGAAGGTCCCGGTCGGTTGATCGGGCGCGTGGGCGGCGAAGAGTTCGCGATGCTGCTCTCGGGCATGCGCGCGGCCGACGCGGAGCAGATCACGAAGGATCTGTGCGCGCGCATCGCCGGGCTGAAGGTCGAGGACTTCTCATGCACCGCGAGCGTGGGCATCGCGGAATGGCATCACGGGGAATCGCTCTCCGACCTGCTGCATCGCGCCGACCTGGCGCTGCTGCATGCGAAGCGCACGGGGCGTAACCGCATCGTGCGGTGGCAGGAGCACCTGGCGGCCTGA
- a CDS encoding zinc ribbon domain-containing protein: MPIYAFECAACGHHFDRLQKIADPDPSACPQCGADAVKRQVTAPSFRLSGSGWYETDFKKGSDKKKNLTEGSSSSSSSSSSDSKPSTPAKSE, encoded by the coding sequence ATGCCCATCTACGCCTTCGAATGCGCCGCCTGCGGCCACCACTTCGACCGTCTGCAGAAAATCGCGGACCCGGATCCCTCCGCCTGCCCGCAGTGCGGCGCCGATGCGGTGAAACGCCAGGTGACCGCGCCGTCGTTCCGCCTCTCGGGCAGCGGCTGGTACGAGACGGACTTCAAGAAGGGCAGCGACAAGAAGAAGAACCTGACGGAGGGCTCGTCGTCTTCGTCTTCGTCGTCGTCATCCGATTCGAAGCCGTCGACGCCCGCGAAGTCGGAGTAA
- a CDS encoding ABC-F family ATP-binding cassette domain-containing protein, with product MIAFRNFALRRGERLLLSDVDLALHAGYRVGVVGRNGTGKSSLFAAMMGEVEPDKGDIDLPGKARIASVAQETPSLPDSAIDFVLSGDAAVHDAIQFEANAFANEDWEAVAEAHQRLEELNGYDATARAGRLLHGLGFPPETHAKAVSEFSGGWRVRLNVARALMTPSDLLLLDEPTNHLDLDAVLWLEQWLLRYPGTLLVISHDREFLDNVTTHTLHLHEGRAKLYTGDYTAFERQRAEQLRQQQIAFEKEQVERAHLQSFIDRFKAKASKAKQAQSRMKRLAKLAGTEAVRAERSLRIEFPEPQRLPNSLVRLNHVDAGYGDTRILADVGFGLEAGDRVGLLGPNGAGKSTLVKTLVGELPLLAGERNAHPDMRIGYFAQHTVESLMAGQTPIDHLRKVAGDLPTQQFRDFLGKWNFPGDRAFESIDGFSGGEKARLALAMIAFKQPNVLLLDEPTNHLDLDMREALAEALSDFDGAIVLVSHDRHLIGLVCDTFVRVADGKVESFDGDLDQYAAWLRSRPGSESSKADKAEKAKPAAVEAPPAPAKPAKKTNPHALAKAEARVAELEAKIAEIDKVLADPKVYAEKAKAADLGRKQADLRAELTRAEADLLALYEAA from the coding sequence ATGATCGCTTTCCGCAACTTCGCCCTCCGCCGGGGCGAGCGCCTCCTTTTGTCCGACGTCGACCTGGCCCTCCACGCCGGCTATCGCGTGGGCGTCGTCGGCCGCAACGGCACCGGCAAGTCCTCCCTGTTCGCCGCGATGATGGGTGAGGTGGAACCCGACAAGGGCGACATCGACCTGCCCGGCAAGGCGCGCATCGCCTCGGTCGCGCAGGAAACGCCGTCGCTGCCCGACAGTGCGATCGACTTCGTGCTCTCCGGCGACGCCGCGGTGCACGACGCGATCCAGTTCGAAGCGAATGCCTTCGCGAACGAAGACTGGGAAGCGGTGGCCGAAGCGCACCAACGCCTCGAAGAACTGAATGGCTACGACGCCACCGCGCGCGCCGGCCGCCTGCTGCATGGCCTCGGCTTCCCGCCGGAAACGCATGCGAAGGCCGTGTCCGAGTTCTCCGGCGGTTGGCGCGTGCGCCTCAACGTCGCGCGCGCGCTGATGACGCCGAGCGACCTGCTGTTGCTCGACGAACCGACCAACCACCTCGACCTCGACGCCGTCCTCTGGCTCGAGCAGTGGCTGCTGCGTTACCCGGGCACGCTGCTGGTGATCTCGCATGACCGCGAGTTCCTCGACAACGTCACCACGCACACGCTGCACCTGCACGAAGGCCGCGCCAAGCTCTACACCGGCGATTACACGGCGTTCGAACGCCAGCGCGCGGAACAGCTGCGCCAGCAGCAGATCGCCTTCGAGAAGGAACAGGTCGAACGCGCGCACCTGCAGTCGTTCATCGATCGCTTCAAGGCCAAGGCCAGCAAGGCGAAGCAGGCGCAGTCGCGCATGAAGCGCCTGGCGAAACTCGCGGGCACGGAAGCCGTGCGCGCCGAGCGTTCCCTGCGCATCGAATTCCCGGAGCCGCAGCGCCTGCCGAACTCGCTGGTGCGCCTGAACCACGTCGATGCGGGCTACGGCGACACGCGCATCCTTGCGGACGTGGGATTCGGCCTCGAAGCAGGCGATCGCGTGGGCCTGCTCGGCCCGAACGGCGCCGGCAAGTCCACGCTCGTGAAAACCCTGGTCGGCGAGTTGCCGCTCCTCGCGGGCGAACGCAACGCGCATCCGGACATGCGCATCGGCTACTTCGCGCAGCACACCGTCGAATCGCTGATGGCCGGGCAGACGCCCATCGACCACCTGCGGAAGGTCGCAGGCGATTTGCCGACGCAGCAGTTCCGCGATTTCCTCGGCAAGTGGAATTTCCCCGGCGATCGCGCATTCGAATCGATCGACGGGTTCTCAGGCGGCGAGAAGGCGCGCCTGGCGCTGGCCATGATTGCGTTCAAGCAACCGAACGTGTTGCTGCTCGACGAGCCGACCAACCATCTCGACCTCGACATGCGCGAAGCGCTCGCCGAGGCGCTCAGCGATTTCGATGGTGCGATCGTGCTGGTCTCGCACGACCGCCACCTGATCGGCCTGGTGTGCGACACCTTCGTGCGCGTGGCCGACGGCAAGGTCGAATCCTTCGATGGCGACCTCGACCAATACGCCGCGTGGCTGCGCTCGCGCCCGGGGAGCGAATCCTCGAAGGCGGACAAGGCCGAAAAGGCCAAGCCCGCTGCAGTGGAAGCGCCGCCCGCGCCGGCCAAGCCCGCGAAGAAAACCAATCCGCACGCCCTGGCCAAGGCCGAAGCCCGCGTGGCCGAGCTCGAAGCGAAGATCGCCGAGATCGACAAGGTGCTGGCCGACCCGAAGGTCTACGCCGAGAAGGCCAAGGCCGCGGACCTGGGCCGCAAACAAGCCGACCTGCGCGCCGAGCTCACTCGCGCCGAGGCCGACCTGCTCGCCTTGTACGAAGCGGCCTGA
- a CDS encoding Pycsar system effector family protein yields MDFATRYDYLKTAIARYDGYFNLAAVKGSLVLTSNAIFLAPAIGQRSELLAALSAGGAARVLLIAATLLSLTSMVLASLVLASWLGRSRPESLMFSDTVAATRPDDYVNAVAQLDETRVLADLARLAHMLATGLTRKFRYVTLVLAVACAFLALLA; encoded by the coding sequence GTGGATTTTGCGACCCGCTACGACTACCTGAAGACGGCCATCGCCCGCTACGACGGGTATTTCAATCTCGCCGCAGTGAAGGGCTCGCTGGTCCTCACGAGCAACGCGATCTTCCTCGCGCCCGCCATCGGCCAGCGCAGCGAACTCCTGGCCGCCTTGTCGGCGGGCGGCGCGGCGCGGGTGCTGCTCATCGCGGCCACGCTCCTGTCGCTCACCTCGATGGTGCTCGCATCGCTCGTGCTGGCCTCCTGGCTTGGGCGCTCGCGACCGGAATCGCTGATGTTCTCCGACACGGTCGCCGCCACGCGCCCCGACGATTACGTCAACGCCGTGGCGCAATTGGACGAAACCCGCGTCCTGGCCGATCTCGCGCGGCTGGCGCACATGCTCGCCACGGGGCTCACGCGCAAATTTCGCTACGTGACACTGGTCCTCGCGGTGGCGTGCGCATTCCTGGCACTGCTGGCCTGA